A window of the Thermus albus genome harbors these coding sequences:
- a CDS encoding carboxypeptidase M32, translating into MTPETAYRELLEFQRETAYLASLGALAAWDQRTMIPKKGHEHRARQMAALARLLHQRATDPRIGDWLSLVEGSPLVRDPHSDAAVNVREWRQAYERARAIPERLAVELALAQSEAESYWEEARPRNDWQGFLPYLRRVFALTKEKAEILHSLPVAPGDPPYGEVYDALLDGFEPGMRARELEGLFAGLRAGLQGLLDRILGSGRRPDTGILHRHYPKEAQRTFALELLAACGYDLEAGRLDPTAHPFEISIGPGDVRITTRYYEDFFNAGIFGTLHEMGHALYEQGLPKEHWGTPRGEAVSLGVHESQSRTWENLVGRSLGFWERFFPRAQEVFPSLRDVALEDFHRAINAVEPSLIRVEADEVTYNLHILVRLELELSLFREELSLEDLPGAWAERYRAYLGVAPQDYKDGVMQDVHWSGGLFGYFPTYTLGNLYAAQFFQKAQEELGDLEALFRRGDFRPFLDWTRRRIHAEGSRFRPKVLVERVTGEPPSVGPFLTYLEEKYRVLYGL; encoded by the coding sequence GTGACGCCGGAAACCGCTTATCGGGAGCTTTTGGAGTTCCAAAGGGAAACCGCCTACCTGGCCTCCCTGGGGGCCTTGGCGGCTTGGGACCAGCGCACCATGATTCCCAAGAAGGGGCATGAACACCGGGCCAGGCAGATGGCGGCCTTGGCTCGGCTCCTCCACCAGCGGGCTACCGACCCCAGGATCGGGGACTGGCTTTCGCTGGTGGAGGGTTCTCCCCTGGTGCGGGACCCCCATTCCGATGCCGCGGTGAACGTAAGGGAGTGGCGGCAGGCCTACGAGCGCGCCCGGGCCATTCCCGAGCGGCTTGCGGTGGAGCTGGCCCTGGCGCAAAGCGAGGCGGAAAGCTACTGGGAGGAGGCCCGGCCCAGGAACGACTGGCAGGGGTTTTTACCCTATTTGCGCCGGGTGTTTGCCCTCACCAAGGAGAAGGCGGAGATCCTCCATAGCCTTCCCGTAGCCCCCGGGGACCCCCCCTATGGGGAGGTCTACGATGCCCTTTTAGACGGGTTTGAGCCGGGGATGCGGGCCCGGGAGTTGGAGGGGCTTTTTGCTGGGCTTAGGGCGGGGCTTCAGGGGCTTTTGGACCGCATTTTGGGGAGTGGAAGGAGGCCCGATACAGGCATCCTTCACCGGCACTATCCCAAGGAGGCCCAGCGGACCTTTGCCCTGGAGCTCCTTGCCGCCTGTGGTTACGACCTTGAGGCCGGCCGCCTGGACCCCACCGCCCACCCCTTTGAGATCTCCATCGGCCCCGGGGATGTGCGCATCACCACCCGGTACTACGAGGACTTCTTCAACGCCGGCATCTTCGGCACCCTGCACGAGATGGGCCACGCCCTCTACGAGCAGGGCCTGCCCAAGGAGCACTGGGGGACCCCCAGGGGGGAGGCGGTTTCCTTAGGGGTTCACGAGTCGCAAAGCCGCACCTGGGAGAACCTGGTGGGCCGGTCCTTGGGGTTTTGGGAGCGGTTCTTCCCCCGGGCCCAGGAGGTTTTCCCAAGCCTCAGGGACGTGGCCCTGGAGGACTTTCACCGGGCCATCAACGCCGTGGAGCCTTCCCTCATCCGGGTGGAGGCGGACGAGGTCACCTATAACCTGCACATCCTGGTACGGCTGGAGCTGGAGCTTTCCCTCTTCCGGGAGGAGCTTTCCCTGGAGGACCTCCCCGGGGCCTGGGCGGAGCGGTACCGGGCCTACCTGGGGGTGGCCCCCCAGGACTACAAGGACGGGGTGATGCAGGACGTGCACTGGTCCGGGGGGCTTTTCGGCTACTTCCCCACCTACACCCTGGGTAACCTCTACGCCGCCCAGTTCTTCCAGAAGGCCCAGGAGGAGCTTGGGGACCTCGAGGCCCTCTTCCGCCGAGGGGACTTCCGGCCCTTCTTGGACTGGACCCGGAGGAGGATCCACGCCGAGGGAAGCCGCTTTCGGCCCAAGGTCTTGGTGGAGCGGGTGACCGGCGAGCCTCCTAGCGTTGGGCCTTTCCTCACCTACCTGGAGGAGAAGTACCGGGTCCTTTACGGCCTTTGA
- a CDS encoding prepilin peptidase, whose protein sequence is MWPAFAFILGLVVGSFLNVVIHRLPKGESIVFPPSRCPACGHRLAPKDLVPVLSYLALRGRCRYCAHPISPRYPLVEALTGLLFALAAFFFPPSPQAFLTFAFLALLVALSFIDLDTYELPDSLTYGLLFLGLLSAYLHSGAPTPQMNHSFPRSFSQALDGSLLAAGVLGLVAGYGALLLRRFREGRAEVPVGPHQVHMAALFGALLGPGVGMALAFLTWALSGRTGRPVVLPDRITLPLLPLAWALAPYLGADLLSTLKGSLLSAGGLALAGGLYWALRPQEEGGEEEEPVAMGYGDVKLLGALGAWLGLYSLLALFLGVLAGAFFGLAFRQRKVPFGPYLALGGVVAFFFGEALWRAYLAWLGL, encoded by the coding sequence ATGTGGCCTGCCTTTGCCTTCATCCTTGGCCTGGTGGTGGGCTCCTTCCTGAACGTGGTCATCCACCGCTTGCCCAAAGGGGAGTCCATCGTCTTCCCACCCTCCCGTTGCCCCGCCTGCGGGCACCGCCTGGCCCCCAAGGACTTGGTCCCCGTGCTCTCCTACCTGGCCCTTAGGGGGCGGTGCCGCTACTGCGCCCATCCCATAAGCCCTCGCTACCCCTTGGTGGAGGCCCTCACGGGCCTCCTCTTTGCCCTGGCCGCCTTCTTCTTTCCCCCCTCGCCCCAAGCCTTCCTCACCTTCGCCTTCCTGGCCCTTCTGGTGGCCCTTTCCTTCATAGACCTGGACACCTATGAGCTTCCCGATAGCCTCACCTATGGCCTCCTTTTCCTGGGGCTCCTTTCTGCCTACCTCCACTCTGGGGCCCCTACACCCCAGATGAACCACTCCTTTCCCCGCTCCTTTTCCCAAGCTCTGGATGGAAGCCTCCTGGCCGCCGGGGTCCTGGGTCTGGTGGCCGGGTACGGGGCCCTCCTCCTCAGGCGTTTCCGGGAGGGACGGGCCGAGGTCCCCGTGGGGCCCCACCAGGTGCACATGGCCGCCCTTTTTGGCGCCCTCTTGGGTCCTGGGGTAGGGATGGCCCTGGCCTTCCTCACCTGGGCCCTTTCGGGGCGCACGGGAAGGCCCGTGGTGCTTCCCGACCGGATCACCCTTCCCCTTCTACCCCTGGCCTGGGCCCTGGCCCCTTACCTGGGGGCCGACCTTCTTAGCACCTTGAAAGGCTCCCTTTTGAGCGCGGGAGGACTGGCGCTGGCCGGGGGGCTTTACTGGGCCCTTAGACCTCAAGAGGAAGGAGGGGAAGAGGAGGAACCCGTGGCCATGGGCTATGGGGATGTGAAGCTCCTGGGGGCCCTGGGGGCCTGGCTTGGGCTTTATAGCCTTCTCGCCCTTTTCCTGGGGGTGCTGGCCGGGGCCTTCTTTGGCCTAGCCTTCCGGCAGCGGAAGGTCCCCTTTGGCCCCTACCTGGCCTTAGGGGGGGTGGTGGCCTTCTTCTTTGGGGAGGCCTTGTGGCGGGCCTATCTGGCCTGGCTGGGGCTATAG
- a CDS encoding nucleotide pyrophosphohydrolase — MLQAMEALTFKEAQRQVDAWIGQFQEGYFPPLLMLARLVEELGEVARVLAHRHGKKPKPGEEEGDLAMELADLLFVLISLANREGIDLEEAFLKAMAKYRHRDGRRWTPKDQRP, encoded by the coding sequence ATGCTCCAGGCCATGGAAGCCCTCACCTTCAAGGAGGCCCAAAGGCAGGTGGACGCCTGGATCGGGCAGTTTCAAGAGGGGTACTTCCCGCCCCTCCTCATGCTGGCCCGTCTAGTGGAGGAGCTTGGGGAAGTGGCCCGGGTTCTGGCCCACCGCCACGGGAAAAAGCCCAAGCCGGGGGAGGAGGAAGGGGATCTGGCCATGGAACTTGCCGACCTCCTCTTCGTCCTCATCTCCCTGGCCAACCGGGAAGGGATTGACCTGGAGGAGGCCTTCCTCAAGGCCATGGCCAAGTACCGGCACCGGGACGGAAGGCGTTGGACCCCAAAGGATCAAAGGCCGTAA
- the mgsA gene encoding methylglyoxal synthase: MKAIALIAHDAQKDDMVAFCQRHRELLARFPLLATGTTGRRIREATGLRVKRVLSGPLGGDMQIGAKVAEGKVLCVLFFQDPLTPKPHEPDVQALMRVCNVHGVPLATNLQAAEALIPWLASQAG; the protein is encoded by the coding sequence ATGAAGGCCATAGCCCTCATCGCTCACGATGCCCAAAAGGACGATATGGTGGCCTTCTGCCAAAGGCACCGGGAGCTCCTCGCCCGCTTTCCCCTCCTGGCCACGGGCACCACGGGAAGGCGCATAAGGGAGGCCACCGGGCTAAGGGTGAAAAGGGTGCTTTCCGGCCCCTTGGGCGGGGACATGCAGATCGGGGCGAAGGTGGCAGAGGGGAAGGTGCTTTGCGTGCTCTTTTTCCAAGACCCCCTCACCCCCAAGCCCCATGAACCCGATGTGCAGGCCCTCATGCGGGTGTGCAACGTGCACGGGGTACCCTTGGCCACCAACCTCCAGGCGGCGGAGGCCCTCATCCCCTGGCTGGCCAGCCAAGCGGGTTAA